The Vanessa tameamea isolate UH-Manoa-2023 chromosome 2, ilVanTame1 primary haplotype, whole genome shotgun sequence genome has a segment encoding these proteins:
- the LOC113401064 gene encoding mid1-interacting protein 1-B, translating into MSFNTDLSTKLENSRNTLRKIARNDNTEFSKQSILNDMEKFVKMVNTMDETVLVPSRLMNLPQEGDDDPFCLFAMLNDLKTELLWAGEVDEQVERGRRISDMSDTESDASSAAGDSGIEGEDERESAAHAAATCRRHLRGLRRCLRQLTSAAAHLTRSYQEEVGAPV; encoded by the exons ATGTCTTTCAACACAGATTTATCGACTAAACTGGAGAACAGCAG aaaCACTTTAAGGAAGATAGCTAGAAATGACAACACAGAATTTTCGAAGCAGAGCATATTGAACGACATGGAAAAATTCGTCAAAATGGTCAATACCATGGATGAGACTGTACTGGTTCCCAGTCGGCTTATGAATTTACCACAAGAAGGAGATGATGACCCATTCTGCCTATTCGCTATGCTGAATGACCTAAAGACTGAATTGCTGTGGGCAGGCGAAGTAGATGAGCAGGTGGAACGCGGGAGACGTATATCCGACATGAGCGACACTGAAAGCGATGCATCCAGTGCTGCGGGAGATTCTGGTATCGAAGGTGAAGATGAGAGGGAGTCTGCAGCCCACGCTGCTGCAACTTGCCGACGTCACCTTCGTGGCCTTCGTCGGTGTCTCCGGCAACTTACTTCTGCTGCTGCACATCTCACAAGATCTTATCAGGAAGAAGTTGGTGCACCTGTGTAA